The Colletotrichum destructivum chromosome 8, complete sequence genome includes the window GAAGGTTGAGGATGTGGTGGGCGCGAGCTGGGCCTATGCTATCCAGTTGACGAGGGCCGAGTGTCTTGCCGCTCTCGAGGGATGTCCCGACCATGCCGTGAGTTGACCCCAAATCTGTCCAAGCCGCGAAGTACTCAGCTTCCAAATGGGGGACAGGCAATTTCCCCAGaaaaagggggagggggggtaaTAGAAACAAACAACACATGCTTACTTTAGACTGTCACACTTTGTAGCGAATAGCGCCTCACAAAAGGGTCCACGCGAGCTTCCAGGTTGATGGACGGTGCACCATCTCAGGACCGCCGTAAACACTGCGTCTGCTACTCTCGGTCGTCTTCAAGGATACCACTCGAAGGGAGCTACCTATTTTCGCCGCCTATCACGCGGAGCACCTCCGAGAGCCGCAGTACATTCACCTTTTACACCTTTCCATTGACTCTTTgtttaccccccccccccccccccccctctctctctccctcttttaTTTTCTAAGAATGGAGTGAGTCTCAGGGTTAGGCAATTAGGGCACACAGGGGCATTTGCTGACGCTGGGTGGTACTCCTTTTGGTCTATAGCTACGACGACGTTGTCGGCCACTCAACACTCATGGACATACCGATTGGCCCAGGCGTACAAGTGTTATCGTCAAGTACCGAAAAACCCTTGGGCGGTACCTCACTACGTGATATGTTGCTCCAGGCGCTCGTGATATCCTCCAGCGGCCGTCGATTCAGATGGGGGTATTGGAGACAACCGTCCAAATACTAAAGCAGGCCGAAAGACCACCCATAATCCACAATTTCGGACCAGCGGCGTCATGGACCGCATTCTTCCACCGCCTGAAGGCCGCTGGTCTCCGTGTCACTACAGTTCCTGCTCTGGGATAGGATCGATACAGGAGGAGTGGTAATAttgaagatgatgagactgatgaggaaggggacgacaacgacaaagatgataatgatgatgatgatggggatTTTATTGCCATCACGGGCTTTTTGGGTCGATTTTCGGGGACTGAGAGCTGTGAGGACCTATGGGACCTGCTTTGCGATGGCCGTATCGTCTCGGGTGAGGTAAGACACATCTTCCGTACTACATTGAAGTATGTTTGTGTCTTTGCTGACCTTGGATAAAACCCCAGATGCCCTTAGAAAGGATTGCCGACGTATTTGGCGGACCTCTGCCCTAAGGCTGCTTTATAGACAAGGCCGGCCAGTTTGACGCGTCTTTCTTCGACATGTCGCGCCGCGTGGCGCGTCAGACGGGCCCGGCGCACCGGCTGCTACTCCATGTGACGCAAGAGTCATTGGGCATGGCGGGCTACACCGGCGACGGGGTCCGGTACTACGTGCCGCGTGGGCACATTCGTCGGACAGGCGACGGACGACTGGCGCGAGCACAACATGAACCCCCGGGACGCCTACTACGTGACGGGCGGCCTGCGCGCCTTCGGCCCTGGCCGGCTGAACCACTACTTCGGCTGGGACGGCCCGTCCCTCTCGGTGGACACGGCCTGCTCGTCCAGCGGCGTGGCTCTCGATCTGGCCGTGTAGGCTCTCCGGGGCCGCAAATGCgacatggccgtcgccggcgggtcagcatcgtcacgggcggcgccgacgtcggcatGTGCGCCGGCCTCGGAAGCGGCGGGATCCTCGGCGCCCCCTGCACCGGCACGGCCTGCAAGACGTTTAGCGCGGCAGCCGGCGGGTACACGCGGGGCGAGGcggtcgccgtcatcgtcctcaagAGGTTGAGCGACGCGCGCAGGTGCGGAGACGTGGTGCACGGCGTCATCCGAGGCATCGCGACCAACCtctcgacggggacgagTCCCAACATCACCCGaccgtcggtggcggcgcagGTGTCACTGCTGCGTCAGGTCCTGCACGAGTCCCTGAGGTCGCCCGCCGACGTCTCGTACGTGGAGCTGCATGGCTCGGGGACCCAGGGGGGCGACcgcgccgagatggaggccgTTGCAGCCGTCTTCGGCAGCGGTAATAATCGACAACATTATGGCAGGAGGCGAACCAACAACCACCTTCGGGCTGGCAGCATCAAGGCCAATATAGGGCATAGCGAAGGGGCGGCTGGCATCACAGCCGTTGTCAAGGCGCTGGTGGTATTGCGCTACAACCGCGTTCCTCCCAATGTCGGCCTTGGtatcgggggggggggcctaACCCCTCGTTCTCGCCCCTGGATGATCTGCGGACTCGCATCAACGTGGAGGAAGATGAGCTCGTGAGTTGTCGTCGTAGCTAAGGTTTTACAGTTTAAGCTAGAAACAAAGACTTTTACCTAAAAGATGACAAAGAGGCATACTAATGCTTCTAAGGTGTAATTTGAAGAAGCATGTTTAAAGAAAGAGATGGATAGGTAATTAGATAAGTAGGTCCTCTATTAGGGGACCATAGTAGGAGTTGTAATACTATAGTAGATCTAGTTATTAAGCTAGAAGGTGAGCTAGATTTTATATCTTGTAAAACAATAGTGAATATCCCTTAAGTAGGGAAACAGTGTAGTAGACAGAAATATATATACATCTTTACAACTTTGCCTGCTCTTCTCTTGTTAAAACTCGGCGAGGGGGTCCTGCCCGGCTGCCGTCACCCAGCATTGTCAtttcatcatcgtcctctgACACCGAGATTTGCCATTTCTGACGCAAGGTTTCCGACGCGGTGCCCTCAAAACAGTCGGCAATATATTTTCCAAGAATGGGGAGAAATTTAAACGCACTGAAGCAAAAGGTTAGCCTATGTGTACCACAACCACACTGTTTGTTTCTACTTACTGGCCCGAGCCACCCGTGGCAAAGAAAAGCCCATCAACACGGGGGTGGTGGCTTACAACGAAGTCGCTTGTTGGCGTCTCTGTGTACCAGCAGAGGCGTCTTCGGAGCCACGGCCGATCTGCAAAGGCTGGAAAGAACTGGCGCAGACCATTCCGGAGTGCCTCATCGGCATCAGGAGGTAGAAAGTCAGACAGAGAGTTGTCTCGTTCCAAATTAGGCGATGATACAACCCGCTGCTTGGCGGTTCCGGCGCCGTCGGAAGCAACTGAGACCGAAATGCGTGTTGCGTATCCAAATCCGTGGCGGGCCAGCTTCAGCACATGGGTGCCTGGCGTAGGAGGGAAGCAAAAGACACCCGTCGTCATGTTCATCATGACTGGAGTTGATGCCAGAGCGGCCGCCTCCTCTGGAGTAAGTTGGACAAAGCCGATGGGCTGGCTGGACGCAGTTATGGCGCGGTTAACACCGGAAACTAGGCTGTTTGTCCACGCTCCTGTTGCGAGTACGACGTGGGCGGCTGGCATTTCCTGCTCCGACAGCAGCTTTACCCCAATAACTCGCTTTCCACTGGTGTCGTACGTCAGTCCCACAACAGTTCCGTTCTTTCCCGTGACAAATGACACGCCAGCTCGGCTTGCTGCTCGCGCCAGCTCTTGCATTGCCGCACCTGCATCGGCCCAGCCGCCTTCAGGATTGTGCATAGCAGCTAGACCCCTTATTTCAGCCTGCACAGCCGGGTATAGCTGCTTTATTGCCTTatcggccttgtcggcgtcaAAGTCTTGCGCCAGAGACTTTCCCGCTGCGTGTTGTGCACGTCGCTCCTTTCTAACCTTGGCAGTGTATGGGGTGTCGTCTCTGCCGGTCAGCAAGACAAAGCCGCATTCGTGGTAGTAAGGCGCGTATTCGTGGCGCCAGCCGTCGAGTGCCTCTTTTGCAAGCCGGGCGTACAAGGGATCCGCATATTCCGTTCTGATAATGCGGGAGGAGTCAACGCTGCTACCGTCAGGGACAGGAGGCAGGTAACGGTCAAGTACGGTAACGTTGGTGTAGCCACGGACGTGAGCCAGCTCGTGGGCCAAACCGAGTCCAAAGACGCCGGCTCCGACGATGACAATGGAGGCGTTTGGCTGCGCATGGCGGGAAAGGAAGTTAGCCATTGTGTTGGCGAAACTCAGGTGTTCAAGTGTCCAACTGAGGAGTGTCTAAGCTTGGGAGCAAAGAGGGTATCTAGCATAATATTGATGCGACGACAAAACAACGGACACTGAGGAGTACAAAAGGGCATTGTAATCGGAACTGGGCCGGGGCTTTTTCGGATAACTTTACTGGATACAGATGTTGAGGCATGCAATCCGACAATCACCACGGCATTGTACAACGAACTGATAGGCTTTTGCTTGGCAGATGAACTTATGCTAACCTAATTCGCCagcccctctcccctccaccCGGTTCAACAGCAGGCCAGGCCTAATAGAAAACGTGTCGGTCCAGCAGAGCGATGCATATGTGTATAGCGCATTTGCAACTGATAAGGCAAAGAAGCAAGGTTGGTCGATGATGAGGGGTAATTGCGTCGCTTCTCGATCGGTTAGCCTATTAATACGATTCAAATCGGCTTCCAAGTGTCGACCCTGTCTATGCCCATTCCCAAAGTGATTATTTCTTCCCCGCTGTCCAGCTGTCTTCTGTTTTGCATTCGTCATGCCGCACTCATCGCCCGCCACACCTCCACAGCCCGAACAATACATCGTTCGGCCGACGGCTCACTGTCCCAACAACTTCTTACCTGTGCTGGTGTATCGAGGTGTGTTGCCGGAGCCACACAATGAGGAGACGACATCCACTTATCTCCAGCGATACGGGTGGGTAAAGAAGGTGAATCGGGAATCTGTGCAAAAAGAACACGAATATCAGTCGATTAACATGGGGGGACCAGGGCACTTGGGGAACCATCACGACCAAACATTTTCACCCCAACACCCACGAATGCTACGGTAAACTTAGGTTCTTATCTAAGTACGGGAGGCCAAGATGTATTCTGATAAACCTGCCTGATAGGTATCTTCCAGGGCGACTCTGAGCTCGTCTTTGGTGAAGGCGGGGGCGACACGAGCGGGACTGGGGCCAGGTGTTTTGTTCGTGCAggggacgtcgtcgttgtcccCGCCGGCGTAGCCCACGCTTCGGTTACTCAGGAGAGGAAattggaggaggggggagacgGTGGAGAGAGATATCGGTACATTGGCGTCTATCCTGAAGGCGCACCCAAATGGCGGAACGAGTATGGTAAGAAACCACTGGTCGACAATCGCGAGCTAGCCGAGGAAGTATCTTATGTGCCTGTTCCGGACAAGGATCCTATCAGCGGGCTTGGGGGCCCATTGGTACAGATCTGGACCGGTATCGGGCTTCGTAATACCTAGGTGGTATGCACCCACCACCATGAGATTGCTTAACGTCGGGCACCCACTTATGGGCACCCCCTACATTTGGGCACCCCTAAAATGAAGCCATCTCCATTATAACTATCGACTTTAATTAATTATTGCACTCTTCTAGATgctactacaatacagcttcTAGCTTTACTAGGTAAATTAGACTTACTAGATTTATCTgtaatatcctcttttttGCTAGCCTTAATTTAAGCCTTCTAGATGTCCTTAATGTTAGCAAACTTAGTGTTTAGGTTGATCTAGActgtccttcttttccttgctgcATTATTAGTAACTTAGGCCTGCAGGAGCTCTAGCTTATGCTAAGCAGTTGCTAGCTTATAGGCCTGCTTgctaaagcctttttttacctttataaaAAGGAGGCGTTAAGTATAGACATTATTATCTAGCTTTATAAATAGCTTTAGTTACCTAGCTAGATCTTTTATCTTCTTTAGCGTTAATTATACTACTATAGATAATGCAGATGCCTACCCTTTATCTCCCTAGCCTCTAGACTGCCCTTTGCTAGCCTAATCTAATGCCCTTAGTGTTAATAGAAGTAGTAACTTACTTATAAGGGGCTTTACTATAGAAATAAGCTATAGGCTAGTCTATTTCTATCTACTCTTAATATTCTATATTATTAGGCCTGCTAGATAAGCCTTTTAATAGCATCTAAGGAAGCTTTTTTCACTTATAATAGTAGAGTTATTCTAGTAACTAAAATATTTAAGCTTCTTCTTATAGGCTACCTTTATAAGGCTAAAGACTAACTAATTTAGTAGCTAGAGGATATAGGAGGTATATAGTAATAGAAATAGAAAGTAGATATTATTAATATAATATATCTATATAAATTCTATTATTATATAACTTCTATAGCTATTAATAATTAATAGTCTAATATTATTCTTACTTTAGAAGGTAGTCTAAAGGATAAAGACCTTTTGCAGCTATTTAACTGCAGTATTATCTATAGTCTATTTATTCTTTATTGCAGTAAACTGctatcctttataagggctaagatctagaggaaactactaCTGCTAGACTATcttacctttatatataataaggggatTAAGAGTATAGCCTAAGGTAGAGATGCATTTAATAATAAATACTTATACCCTTAATTTAAGCTGTTTTTTATAAATAGACTTTATCTTAGCTATTTTTAGCACTAGCCTATTAGATCCTTAGCCCTTAAGGATATTAGTCTTATCTATATTATATCTATTAGCTAGTTTAATGCTAATAATCTCTAGTATAGCAAAAAGTTTAAACTAGTCTTTAATAACCTTAGTAGATACCCTATTAATGCATCTAGAATTAATAAGGTAACTTCTTTAAACCTTAACTAAAGGATTTCTCCTTATAAAGGTAGAAACCTAGCCCTTTCCTATAGGCTCTATATCTCCTAtagtatagaggatcctttctgcaaatAGCTTTACTTGCAGATAGGTTAAGGTAACACTAAGGGCATATTAAATACAAATCTATTTAGCTAGCTTATGCTCCTAATTAAGAGAAAGCCTCTAAAGGTTAGAAAACGCGTATTTTCTAGCCTGCTTGCTATTAAGTTAATGCTAAAGGGTTAATCTTAGAATGCTATATATAATGCCTACCCTCTTTATAGCTATGCTGTTGCTAATAGCTTTAATTGCCTGCTAGACCTTATCTTTAGTATATTAGACTATAAGGTATAGAAGAAGGTATTCCTAAAAAATGAAGTTGTTTAGATAAGTATTGTAATTATTGTAATAGTTGGAGGTAGGAGGAATAAGGGGGCTAGTCATAGTGTTAAGGCATTTTTAGGGTGCCTAAATGTGGGGGGTGCCTATAAGTGGGTGCCCGACGTTATtaggaggaggtggtggaggaggaggaggtaCGGACATGCTGCTGGGTAGGTTACACGTTATACCGTTAGACCTTTGAAGATAGCCTGTGAATTGTTGTTATCTCTACCTGTCAGTCTGCGTGCGTGACGCCATTGTTCTAGCCTAATGACTAGACAGGGAACAGAAGCGTACGTTCCCGCCAATCTATGCAGGCCACTCGATTGGCTTCATCTTACGTTGACTCGCAGCGATATGAGAGTCACCAGGATGAATCTAAGTATCAAGTTCGTCTCGGCGATGTAGCCAACTGTCCAGCTCTCATTTGAGCCCGTGTCTGATCTTTGCTTCGTTAACGGGGTTAGTTAACTAAGAAAGGTCTTCGTATTAGTATTTATTATCTGCATTTGTTCCGGGTTTTTACTGAGATAACCAGGGTGCATTTCAACCAATTTTAACCACCGCCCCATATCACAAGTGACTTGTTattcttgttgttgttgttgcttcTTTGACCATGTTGAAACTTTTCGGTctcgcctcctcgtcgccgtctggGCCGAAaccctcgtcttcggagGCCGAGCGACGTGCCCTGCCAGCCTCATGGTATCGTTCCGAGGCCATGTACGAGCTTGAGCGCCGTGCCATCTTTTCCCGCCAATGGTTACTTCTCACACACATGCTCCGAGTTGCAAAGGCCGGTGACTATGTCTCCTTCAACATCGCTGGCTTTcccttcttcgtcattcGGGATCGCGATGGCAACGTCAATGCCTTTCACAACATCTGTCGCCATCGAGCCTACCCCATCATTGACCATGACAGTGGCACCGCTAGGACTTTGTTCTGCAAGTACCACGGCTGGTCGTACGGGCTGAAGGGCAACTTGGCCAAGGCACCACGTTTTGATACCGTCCCAACCTTCGAGAAGTCGGAAAACGGCCTGCTACCCATCCACACACACGTCGACAATCTAGGCTTTATATGGGTTAACCTCGAGGCGGGTGAAAAGCCGAGTATCGCTTGGCACGCAGATCTGGCCGCCGATGCCCAACCACGGTATGCTGTCCATAACCTCATGCGCGACTATCATTTTGATCACACCTGGACGATGGATGGTGATTATAACTGGAAGGCACTCGCCGACAACTACAACGAGTGCTACCACTGCCCGACAGGCCATCCTGGGGTCAATGCCGTGGCAGACCTCTCCCAATACTACGTTGAGACAGTCGGCGGGCAAATCCGACACTTCAATACCAAcaaggatgaagaggatAAGACTATGGCCGTTATAAGCACCTATCTATTTCCCAACTCGTCCATCACAGTAACGTACTTCACacctcccttccctccttgGACAGACCCCGAGAAAAAAGGGATGTATGAGGGCCTGATGCTCACAAATATCTATACAACAGGCCTCATTTCTTCTACATTCAGCGCTGTATCCCTGTTTCTGCCTCGAAGACAAAAATGGAATACGACGTGTACAGACATAACAGCGCAGGCGACGAAGACTTTGACAGAATCAACCAGTTCTACAAGCAAGTTCTTCAGGAGGACAAGGACCTATGCAATGGTGCACAGAAGAACCTGAACAATCGCATCTTCATCAATGGACAGCTGCACccggagaaagaaaaagtaCGTTGAGAGAGCCCAAGAGACCGTGTGATCCCATATGACCCTCCTCAGTATCAACGAGACACGTCTGACTCGGCCTACTCATCAAGGGGCCACTCTATTTCCAGGATACGGTGCGCGAGCTTGTAATGAGCCACCGCGCgcaagaggagaaggagaatgGGGGCAAGGAAATCTGGCCCGCGTCACCCAAGCCCACCCAGGCAATGAAGACGGCCAAAATGCTCGAGGAAGAACTGTTTTGTGCTGGTCTGGCGGCGGGCCCTTGCCAAGGCCCTTCGGAGTTGAGCCAGTTGGCGTGGTAGATTTCGTAAGGCGCAGTCTGTTCAAAGAGATTAAATTGCAGCTTTCAAAGACGAGAGATCTTTGACGTGACGCATGAAAATGAAATTGTTCCTGAGAGGTGCAACTACTTGGTTGCCTTTTACGCCCTAAATAAGTGCGGCGTAGCCTCCAGTCGTGGCAACGCCTCGGGCACAGAAGAAGCCTGAACTTAGTGTTCAGCGTATCCGTAAATTTGTTACAGAAGGAGGAGCCAAGTCGTCACCAATGTGCATGATTGCTACAGACGATAAGAAGTTCGGTTCGTTTCTGTCGTATTGAGATAATTCAACTTTTAAGTAAATTCGGGCAGCGTAATCTAATCAAAACAGCGCAGTGCTGAGGTTTGCTTTTTGACAAGTGTAGATAGTTCAATAGAGTAGTTGACGATGCTATTTCGTTGCTCTATCACGACATTATCGAACGGCTATCCAAGACAGGATTATCGTTTGTTGTTTACGACGCACGTCGACCGTACGGCTCAAACGGAAGTAGAGCAGAGacaacagcaagaagaaaaaacagGGCGGCACAAATGTACAACGGCGTCACTGTCGTCGTATCCGCAACAACGGCAATGACTGCTGACAAGAGCCCCATAGCTCGGTTGGCAGCGACTGCGATACCGTTACCTGTGGTGCGATGAGCCGACGGAAGGACCTCCGCGGTATAGGCGTAGAGAGTTCCATAGTAGACATTGATGCAAATAGCTATGGAAAGTGTGGTCTTAGAAATGATCTTGAACATATTGTGATAGAGCATGAGGAGGGTAGGGTGTCGAGACTTACAAATGGTACAACTTAAAGCAAGGTTctgctgcgccgtgctcACGGCAGTGTAGCCAAAGAAAAGGGCCATGGTCACAATTGCGCCTATCACCATCGTGTACCGGCGTCCGAGAATTTTGATTTCGGCAAGCCAACCTGCAATAAGAGGCCCGAAGATAGCGCAAAAGTTGACAATGGTGTAGTCTCGCCATGTTTCGTAAAAGGTAGGCGGATCAGACGCAATGCGACTGCTGATCACAGACCTATTTGCTCCTAATTGTTAGCACACACACCTCCTTGGAGCTATGTAGATAATCGCCCGTAATTGGAAGTGAATGGTTGATTATTGGACCAACTTACGGCAAGAACACGAAGAATAGAGGGTACGCCATGCCAATCATTGCCCATGAAAGCCAGATCAGGCTAGTAGAGATGGCTATCTTCCGCGTGACGAAGAGTCCGCGCAGATGGCTCAGAAACTGTCTACCGACTTTGTGGTGCGGCTTTCTCGCCGTGGATTCGACGTTGAGATGGCCACAAGCTTCCAGTTGCTGCGTGGTCAGCGAGCACGTTCTGTTGTATTTTGTTGCGAGGGCCTGCAAGTTGGCTACGAGTTCCTCGTCACGGCCGGCACTGAGGAGAAACTTTGGCGTTTCCTCCAGCCGAACGACCAGAACCCTCGCCGCAGACATGGTGAGGATTATGGCGCCGGAAGTGAACATAATAAGCCTCCAGGCCTTGTTGTTCTGCCACGTGCAGACTTCGGggggcgttgtcgtcgtcgtcgtgtcgCAGCTCCAATCGTCTCGGGCTGCGTAGTAGGTTTTGGTCAGCACAATACTTCGCTACGGAGACCATTGCTCCTCCAGGATTTACTGTAGCCACTTACAGAAGAATCCCCAAGCAATGCCACCTTCTAACGTCTGCCCAAGTCCCCACCAGGCAGCCATGGCGGTGATGGTCCACTGCTTGTCGAACGGCAAGAACTCGAGAAACACGGCCGGGTCCAAGATGAGATTACCGCCCGCCCCAAAGCCGAGCAAGGCGACAAAGAGCCCCAGTGCGCCCCAGTTCGGCATGGCGCCGGCAACAAGCGTGGAAGCCCCGGCCATGAGCAGCGTGATGTTGAAGGCCATTCGGCGACCTATGATGTCGGCACCAAACCCCCAGAAGAGCGCACCAACCAAGAGGCCGGCGTACAGGGCCATAGTGAGGCCAGTAGGgtacccgccgccgccaattTCGACAAAGGCCTGGGTGGCGATGATACCCTGTAGCATGGCAGCCATGGAGTCGACGGCGTACCCGAAGCcgttgaggaagaagagcttcAGGTGGAAAGGTGTCCAGCCGATTTCATTGATTGCCTACAAACAAGGTGAGATTGGGGGGTTTTATATTCTTGCACAACGTCACCGGTTTGTAGGGCGTGTCTTGGTTCGGAAAGCATACGTTGTTGACCAGAAATATCTTGTTGAGCATGACGGGACTCATCTTCTCGTCTCCAAGAAGGTCATTCCCGCTCTCATACatcggcgaagaagaggcaaCAAGCATAGAGCCATTGTCATTTGCGGATTTCCCCTTCTTCGCGTAGGAGAGATCAAGAACAGGTTCGGGAGTCATGGTAAGGTTAGGAATAAAATGAGCCAGCCTCTGGTGAATAGCGAGAAAGCCAAG containing:
- a CDS encoding Putative FAD dependent oxidoreductase, FAD/NAD(P)-binding domain superfamily, MTOX family, encoding MANFLSRHAQPNASIVIVGAGVFGLGLAHELAHVRGYTNVTVLDRYLPPVPDGSSVDSSRIIRTEYADPLYARLAKEALDGWRHEYAPYYHECGFVLLTGRDDTPYTAKVRKERRAQHAAGKSLAQDFDADKADKAIKQLYPAVQAEIRGLAAMHNPEGGWADAGAAMQELARAASRAGVSFVTGKNGTVVGLTYDTSGKRVIGVKLLSEQEMPAAHVVLATGAWTNSLVSGVNRAITASSQPIGFVQLTPEEAAALASTPVMMNMTTGVFCFPPTPGTHVLKLARHGFGYATRISVSVASDGAGTAKQRVVSSPNLERDNSLSDFLPPDADEALRNGLRQFFPAFADRPWLRRRLCWYTETPTSDFVVSHHPRVDGLFFATGGSGHAFKFLPILGKYIADCFEGTASETLRQKWQISVSEDDDEMTMLGDGSRAGPPRRVLTREEQAKL
- a CDS encoding Putative aromatic-ring-hydroxylating dioxygenase, alpha subunit, rieske [2Fe-2S] iron-sulfur, which translates into the protein MLKLFGLASSSPSGPKPSSSEAERRALPASWYRSEAMYELERRAIFSRQWLLLTHMLRVAKAGDYVSFNIAGFPFFVIRDRDGNVNAFHNICRHRAYPIIDHDSGTARTLFCKYHGWSYGLKGNLAKAPRFDTVPTFEKSENGLLPIHTHVDNLGFIWVNLEAGEKPSIAWHADLAADAQPRYAVHNLMRDYHFDHTWTMDGDYNWKALADNYNECYHCPTGHPGVNAVADLSQYYVETVGGQIRHFNTNKDEEDKTMAVISTYLFPNSSITVTPHFFYIQRCIPVSASKTKMEYDVYRHNSAGDEDFDRINQFYKQVLQEDKDLCNGAQKNLNNRIFINGQLHPEKEKGPLYFQDTVRELVMSHRAQEEKENGGKEIWPASPKPTQAMKTAKMLEEELFCAGLAAGPCQGPSELSQLAW
- a CDS encoding Putative beta-ketoacyl synthase, thiolase, polyketide synthase, beta-ketoacyl synthase; its protein translation is MSRRVARQTGPAHRLLLHVTQESLGMAGYTGDGVRYYVPRGHIRRTGDGRLARAQHEPPGRLLRDGRPARLRPWPAEPLLRLGRPVPLGGHGLLVQRRGSRSGRVGSPGPQMRHGRRRRVSIVTGGADVGMCAGLGSGGILGAPCTGTACKTFSAAAGGYTRGEAVAVIVLKRLSDARRCGDVVHGVIRGIATNLSTGTSPNITRPSVAAQVSLLRQVLHESLRSPADVSYVELHGSGTQGGDRAEMEAVAAVFGSGNNRQHYGRRRTNNHLRAGSIKANIGHSEGAAGITAVVKALVVLRYNRVPPNVGLGIGGGGLTPRSRPWMICGLASTWRKMSS
- a CDS encoding Putative major facilitator superfamily, MFS transporter superfamily translates to MTPEPVLDLSYAKKGKSANDNGSMLVASSSPMYESGNDLLGDEKMSPVMLNKIFLVNNVCFPNQDTPYKPAINEIGWTPFHLKLFFLNGFGYAVDSMAAMLQGIIATQAFVEIGGGGYPTGLTMALYAGLLVGALFWGFGADIIGRRMAFNITLLMAGASTLVAGAMPNWGALGLFVALLGFGAGGNLILDPAVFLEFLPFDKQWTITAMAAWWGLGQTLEGGIAWGFFSRDDWSCDTTTTTTPPEVCTWQNNKAWRLIMFTSGAIILTMSAARVLVVRLEETPKFLLSAGRDEELVANLQALATKYNRTCSLTTQQLEACGHLNVESTARKPHHKVGRQFLSHLRGLFVTRKIAISTSLIWLSWAMIGMAYPLFFVFLPSVISSRIASDPPTFYETWRDYTIVNFCAIFGPLIAGWLAEIKILGRRYTMVIGAIVTMALFFGYTAVSTAQQNLALSCTICKSRHPTLLMLYHNMFKIISKTTLSIAICINVYYGTLYAYTAEVLPSAHRTTGNGIAVAANRAMGLLSAVIAVVADTTTVTPLYICAALFFLLAVVSALLPFEPYGRRAS